The genomic DNA AATATTTATTGTAAGACATGCATACATTGAAAATGATTTACATAGAGTATGTATGTGTAATTTAAATTTGAAACGGAAGGGTGAATACATCCCAATGATCAACTAATTCTATTTGTAAGAGATCTTCGTTAAAAAACGAAATATTCTTCTGAATAGGATTAGTATGTACATTTATAGAAAAGGGATGTATTTCGCTCTGTGAAAATATAGTCTTTTCATATGATTTGTGCTGCCTCCTGTTCAGAACATGAAATAGGAGGCTTTTTTATGTCGACAAATGTAGTAACAAAACAAAATACCGGGGTATCGCAAGTATTAAAAAATCGGTTTGTGCAAGGAATTCTAGCATCAGCATTATTTTTGCAAATAGGAATATGGGTTCGAAACTTTGCGGTATTACTATACGTAATGGAAATGACAAAAGGTGATGCTTTTGCTATTTCGATGATTTCAGTTGCTGAGTTTGCTCCAATTTTCATCTTTTCCTTTATTGGCGGAACTTTTGCTGATAGGTGGAAGCCAAAGAAGACAATGATATGGTGTGAAACGTTAAGTTCTATTTCAGTATTTGCTGTATTAATTACTCTTATGTTTGGTACGTGGAAAATTGTGTTTTTTGTCACGCTTATTTCTGCAATCCTTTCGCAGTTTTCTCAACCATCTGGAATGAAATTATTTAAACAACATTTATCAACGGAACAAATCCAATTAGCGATGTCTATATATCAAACAATATTTGCGATTTTTATGGTGTTAGGACCGATTCTTGGAACATTTATTTTTCATAGTTTTGGAATTTATATTTCAATCATCATAACAGGTATCGCTTTTTTACTTGCGGCAGCTGTGTTGTTATTTCTTCCTAAAGATCTTGAGAATGATAATGAGAAGAAAGAAATCACTCTATTACAGGAAATGCTGGACGGTATTAAATACGTGAAAAAGAAAAAAGCATTAACTTTACTAGGGCTTTGTTTTATGGCAGCAGGACTAGGTATAGGATTAATTCAGCCATTAGGTATATTTATTGTGACTGAGCAGTTAGGGCTGTCAAAAGAGAGTTTACAATGGTTACTGACAGTCAATGGTGCAGGGATGATTGTTGGTGGAGCTTTAGCGATGGTATTTGCGAAAAATGTTGCTCCGCAAAAGATGTTAATTGTAGGGATGCTCGGTCAGGCGATTGGTATTGGTATTATAGGTTATTCGACAAATTTATGGGTGACACTTACAGCACAACTTTTTAGCGGTTTAGCTCTTCCTTGTATCCAAATTGGTATTAATACGCTCATCATTCAAAATAGCGATACTGATTTTATTGGTCGTGTAAATGGTATTTTAAGTCCACTATTCACAGGTTCAATGGTAGTAACGATGAGTATTGCTGGCTCATTAAAGGAAATGTTTTCATTAAGTATGATGTATGAAGGAACGGCTTTCCTTTTTATAATTGGATTATTGTTTATTTTACCTATATACAATTTAAAGCCAACGATAGCAATAGAAAGTGAAATAAGTGGTAAAGGAAGTGCTATACAAAATGAATCCTAATCCAAATGTTAAATACCCTATTGAAGGAAATCAAAACGTCCATTTTATAAAAAACACAATAACAAAAGCTAATATACTTGTTGGAGACTATTCATATTATGATGCGAAAGATGGAGAAACATTTGAAGATCGAGTATTACATCATTATGAATTTCTTGGAGATCGCCTTATCCTTGGAAAGTTTTGTTGTATTGCAAATGGAGTTACCTTTATTATGAACGGAGCGAATCATCGGATGGATGGATTTTCGGCATATCCATTTAATATATTTGGAAATGGGTGGGAGAAGTATACACCTAATTTGTCTAATTTACCTTACAAAGGTGATACAGTTATAGGAAATGACGTTTGGATCGGTATGGATACAACGATTATGCCTGGAATAAAAATAGGGGATGGTGCAATAATAGCAGCTAAATCTGTTGTGACTAGAGACGTCGCACCATATACAATTGTTGGTGGAAACCCTGCAAATAAAATAAAGGAACGATTTACAAATACAATAATAGAAGAATTATTGCAAATTCAATGGTGGCATTTTGATATTGAAAAAATAACTGAAAATATAAGTGCTATTGTACAAGGGAATATAGAGCCATTAAGAAAGCTAAAAAGGGAATAAAAAATGCATAACAAAGAGTATCATACCTCCGAATTTTGTTAATGATAATAGAACAAGGAGGTGTGATACTATGGCACAAGACGTTTTATGTGAAGTAAACAACTGTAAATTTTGGGCTAACGGCAATAAATGTAGTGCAGATGCAATTTATGTTGTAAGTCATAAAGGTAAACAAGCATCTACAACGGAAGAAACAGATTGCAAAACTTTTGATCCAGAAGTATAAATTTTTTTAAGGGTAACCAAATCGTGGTTGCCCTTTTATTAATTATAGTATTGATAATAAATCTCATTTTCATTCATTATTTTTAACTTTTCTTGTTATTTTTTCATATTTTCTTCATAAGTGATGTAATCCAGAGTAATTCATGTTCAATACGTGATTTACTAAATTCAATGACTTCTGTAATAAAAGAGGAGGTAATATCTAAAGATTGAATAGCAGTAAGCTGTTTATGTAGTATGTCTTGGCGCATTGTTAAAATTTCTTTTCTAGCTTCGCAATCAAGTTTTTCAAAAAGCGCGACACGAACAAGAAACTCTGCATTGTTTGTCGCGAGTTTTTCGGGAAACTCGCGTAACATTTCAGAAAACATTTTTTCTCCGGTTTCTGTTATGTCGTACATATTTCGGTTTGGTTTTCCGACTTGTGTATGTACTTTTTTCGTTATAGCCCCCATATTCTCAAAACGCCGAAGAGAAGGATAAAGCATATTATGATTTAATTCAAAATTCTCTCCTAACCGATTTTGGATATTTTTCTTTATTTCATAACCGTGTTTTGGCCCTGAAGTTAATTCTGCCAGTAATAAAATATCAACATACATAAAAATCCTCCTTATATATTTCTCAAGTTATTCAATGAAAAATCTCCTTTAGTATATGTTAAAATAACATATGTTAGATTATACAACTTTGAACTACCGACCTATCACTTTTATTGTAAAAGAAAAGGGAGGAAAGAACTATGGCTTCGCCTGAAAATGTGATTTTAGTTCATGAAATTTCAAAGCTGAAAACAAAAGAAGAATTGTGGAATTCATATGAGTGGTATCAATTTATGAGGGATAATCATTCGGTTCATTATGATGAGGAGCAGGATGTATGGAATGTTTTTTTATATGATGATGTAAATCGAGTTTTATCGGATTATCGCTTATTTTCAAGTAGAAGGGAACGAAGACAATTTGCAATCCCACCTTTAGAAACTAGGATAAACATCAATTCTACTGATCCACCAGAACATCGCAATGTACGTTCTATTGTTTCTAACGCATTTACTCCAAGAAGTTTAGAACAATGGAAACCTCGAATACAGTCTATCGCAAATGAACTTGTAGAACATATCGGAAAATATAGTGAAGTTAATATCGTTGAAGAGTTTGCTGCACCTTTACCTGTTACCGTCATATCCGATTTATTAGGAGTGCCAACAACTGACCGTAAAAAAATTAAAGAATGGTCGGATATTTTATTTATGCCGTATAGTAAAGAAAAATTTAACGATTTGGATGTAGAAAAAGGAATTGCGTTAAATGAATTTAAAGCATATCTTCTTCCAATCGTTCAAGATAAAAGATATCATTTAATCGACGATATTATTTCAGATTTAATACGAGCGGAATATGAAGGCGAAAGATTAACTGATGAAGAAATTGTTACTTTTTCTTTAGGTTTATTAGCCGCTGGTAATGAAACAACTACAAATTTAATTATTAATAGTTTCTACTGCTTTTTAGTGGACTCACCTGGAACATATAAAGAATTAAGAGAAAAACCTCAATTAATTTCGAAAGCAATTGAGGAAGTATTACGCTATCGCTTTCCAGTTACATTAGCTAGGAGAATTACAGAGGACACAAATATATTTGGACCTTTTATGAAAAAGGATCAAATGATTGTTGCATGGGTAAGCGCAGCAAATTTAGATGAGAAAAAGTTTTCACAAGCATCTAAATTTAATATACACCGAATAGGAAATGAAAAGCATTTAACCTTTGGTAAGGGCCCTCACTTTTGCTTAGGGGCACCACTTGCACGTTTAGAAGCTGAGATTGCATTAAGTACTTTTATAAAGACTTTTGAAAAAATAGAGTTATCTTCATCTTTCTGTTTAGAAGAATGTATATTGGAAAATGAACAAACATTAAAACATTTACCTATTCGATTGGAAGCTAAATAAAAATCTTAACAAGATGTATATATTTGCATCTTGTTTTTTGTTTCTCAATTGTGAGTTTTATAAAATTACCTTAATATGGAATTGTATAAAATGTAGAGGAGGATTCTTATGTTGACTTGTAATGGAAGTAAATCATTTCAAAAGTTTATTAAAGGTGTTACAGATCTTATGGAAAATTGTTTATTCGAAGAAGAAATAGTGTGTGGTATTGAAAAGTTACTAGAAGAACTTTTAGAAAAGAAAACATGGCTTCCGATAGAAAAACAGAAGGCGAATTCGGCTCAATATGCACGACACTCGCTATATGAAGACCCTTTAAAGCGTTTCGAAGTATTAGCTCTCGTATGGAAAGACGGCCAATCTACACCTTTACATGATCATGATGGTACATGGGGAGTAGAAGGCGTTTTTACAGGAAGGATAATGGTGCAGAACTTTATACAAACGAAGCAACTTGAAAATTCACTTGTGTATTTAACACATACAGGAAATCTTTATTTGGGAGAAGGCGAAACAGATAAAGTAATTCCACCAGCTGATTGTCATATTCTTGAAATTAGGAAATATGAAAGCGTTATCACAATTCATGTTTACGGAAAACGTTTGGAAAAGTTTAAAGTATTCGTCCCAACTGAAGAAAAGAATGTGTACATGTGTGAGACAAAATATATTAGTTATAATTCATAGTTTAAAATCCAAAGCTTTTTTTAAAAAAGTTTTGGATTTTATTTATAATTATTTCTTGACCTGAAACGCTTTTCATAAATTATAAATAAGGAGTACTTCACGAAATCAGTATGAAAACGATACCTTTCGTTTAATATGAACGCGTGTATATATAGAAAGTGGTGAAGAAATAATGAAATTAATTGCAATTGATTTAGACGGAACTCTTCTTTCGGGGAATAAAATGATTAGTAAAGAGAATGCAGAGGCAATTCGAAAATGTCAAGAAGCAGGTCATGTTGTAGCAATTTGTACTGGACGTTCTATCGTCGACATTGAGCGATTATTGTTAGAAGTTAATTTAGAGTGTCCAATTATTGCCGAAAATGGCGCGCTTATATATAAAGATAAAAAAATGATGAAGAGATATCCAATTCAAAATATGCAAGCACTTGAGATTGTGCACTATCTTGAAGAAAATGGTTTATATTATCAGCTTTATACTGATAAAGGTGTGTACGTGCCGGAATATGGAGTAGAAAGTGTACGTAATGAAATCGAATATGTGAAGAATTCAAATGAAAATATCGACTTGAAAGAGTTAGAAACGATTGCAGCATTATACCTTGAACATACAGCATTTCATAGTGCCGAAAGCTGTAAACCGATTGTAGAAACAGATATACATGTGCATAAACTTTTGCCATTTTCTTATGATATAGAAAAATTAAAAAAGTTAAAAGAAACGTTTCTGCATAATACTGATTTAGCCATTACATCTTCGTATTGGCATAATTTAGAGATTAATCACCGAGACGCCCAAAAAGGAAATGGATTATATACTTTAGCAGAACACCTGAATATTCCAGTTGAAAATACTGTAGCGATAGGTGATGGGCTAAACGATGTATCAATGATGGAAAAAGCAAATATATCAATTGCAATGGGGAACGCAGTCGAAGAAATAAAAGCGATGTGTCAATACGAAACCTTATCAAATGAAGAACATGGTGTTGCACATGCTTTATATAAATATGTAATGTAATAAAAAAAGAAAAAAGAATCTACATAGATTCTTTTTTCTTTTTATTAGGGGTAAGGTATTCTATGAGATTCATAGAAGCCTTATTACATTTTATTATATAGAATATATTGGAATAAATGTTTATATTTTTCATAAAAATTGTGAAAATTTTATGAACTTTATATTTTTTGTATTTTTATACTGCAACAATCGGTGCGTAAAACTCTAACATCAAAATTATAAGTATGCATGAGGGCGCGATTTATGTTGTTCGTCAAATCAGAATTGATATGTGATGAACAAAATGCATACTGATTAAAGTTTCATTTTATATGTGAATCCCTCTCTTTTTTAATTGAAAAATAAAATTTGTTCGAATAATTATTCTACAGCTATATACCTAATGGCACATTCTTCGTATAATGGAGAAGTATAAATTTTGAATTTGTATTAACTTTACATATTGAGGTGAAAAAAGAATGAATGCGCGGCTAATGGAACTTATTGATGTGAGTACAATAGAAACCATGGCAGAACAATTTTATCAATTAACCAACATATCACATCAACTTCTTGATGCTGAAAAAGAATGTATATTTTCT from Bacillus basilensis includes the following:
- a CDS encoding MFS transporter, coding for MSTNVVTKQNTGVSQVLKNRFVQGILASALFLQIGIWVRNFAVLLYVMEMTKGDAFAISMISVAEFAPIFIFSFIGGTFADRWKPKKTMIWCETLSSISVFAVLITLMFGTWKIVFFVTLISAILSQFSQPSGMKLFKQHLSTEQIQLAMSIYQTIFAIFMVLGPILGTFIFHSFGIYISIIITGIAFLLAAAVLLFLPKDLENDNEKKEITLLQEMLDGIKYVKKKKALTLLGLCFMAAGLGIGLIQPLGIFIVTEQLGLSKESLQWLLTVNGAGMIVGGALAMVFAKNVAPQKMLIVGMLGQAIGIGIIGYSTNLWVTLTAQLFSGLALPCIQIGINTLIIQNSDTDFIGRVNGILSPLFTGSMVVTMSIAGSLKEMFSLSMMYEGTAFLFIIGLLFILPIYNLKPTIAIESEISGKGSAIQNES
- a CDS encoding Vat family streptogramin A O-acetyltransferase, whose product is MNPNPNVKYPIEGNQNVHFIKNTITKANILVGDYSYYDAKDGETFEDRVLHHYEFLGDRLILGKFCCIANGVTFIMNGANHRMDGFSAYPFNIFGNGWEKYTPNLSNLPYKGDTVIGNDVWIGMDTTIMPGIKIGDGAIIAAKSVVTRDVAPYTIVGGNPANKIKERFTNTIIEELLQIQWWHFDIEKITENISAIVQGNIEPLRKLKRE
- a CDS encoding DUF1540 domain-containing protein, which produces MAQDVLCEVNNCKFWANGNKCSADAIYVVSHKGKQASTTEETDCKTFDPEV
- a CDS encoding PadR family transcriptional regulator is translated as MYVDILLLAELTSGPKHGYEIKKNIQNRLGENFELNHNMLYPSLRRFENMGAITKKVHTQVGKPNRNMYDITETGEKMFSEMLREFPEKLATNNAEFLVRVALFEKLDCEARKEILTMRQDILHKQLTAIQSLDITSSFITEVIEFSKSRIEHELLWITSLMKKI
- a CDS encoding cytochrome P450; amino-acid sequence: MASPENVILVHEISKLKTKEELWNSYEWYQFMRDNHSVHYDEEQDVWNVFLYDDVNRVLSDYRLFSSRRERRQFAIPPLETRININSTDPPEHRNVRSIVSNAFTPRSLEQWKPRIQSIANELVEHIGKYSEVNIVEEFAAPLPVTVISDLLGVPTTDRKKIKEWSDILFMPYSKEKFNDLDVEKGIALNEFKAYLLPIVQDKRYHLIDDIISDLIRAEYEGERLTDEEIVTFSLGLLAAGNETTTNLIINSFYCFLVDSPGTYKELREKPQLISKAIEEVLRYRFPVTLARRITEDTNIFGPFMKKDQMIVAWVSAANLDEKKFSQASKFNIHRIGNEKHLTFGKGPHFCLGAPLARLEAEIALSTFIKTFEKIELSSSFCLEECILENEQTLKHLPIRLEAK
- a CDS encoding cysteine dioxygenase family protein; the encoded protein is MLTCNGSKSFQKFIKGVTDLMENCLFEEEIVCGIEKLLEELLEKKTWLPIEKQKANSAQYARHSLYEDPLKRFEVLALVWKDGQSTPLHDHDGTWGVEGVFTGRIMVQNFIQTKQLENSLVYLTHTGNLYLGEGETDKVIPPADCHILEIRKYESVITIHVYGKRLEKFKVFVPTEEKNVYMCETKYISYNS
- a CDS encoding Cof-type HAD-IIB family hydrolase, whose amino-acid sequence is MKLIAIDLDGTLLSGNKMISKENAEAIRKCQEAGHVVAICTGRSIVDIERLLLEVNLECPIIAENGALIYKDKKMMKRYPIQNMQALEIVHYLEENGLYYQLYTDKGVYVPEYGVESVRNEIEYVKNSNENIDLKELETIAALYLEHTAFHSAESCKPIVETDIHVHKLLPFSYDIEKLKKLKETFLHNTDLAITSSYWHNLEINHRDAQKGNGLYTLAEHLNIPVENTVAIGDGLNDVSMMEKANISIAMGNAVEEIKAMCQYETLSNEEHGVAHALYKYVM